A window of Elgaria multicarinata webbii isolate HBS135686 ecotype San Diego chromosome 2, rElgMul1.1.pri, whole genome shotgun sequence contains these coding sequences:
- the RASSF10 gene encoding ras association domain-containing protein 10, which translates to MEPEEKQISVWICQEEKLISGLSRRTTCSDVVRVLLEDSKQRRGGRRQQQQQLASLQECGGGMLSGPPHSYCMVEKWRGFERILPNKTKILRLWSAWGDEQENVRFVLVRSEASLPNTGPRSAEARVVPSKDSPCQHGLGAAARRASLALSQERQRRVVRKAFRKLAKINKRKGGPPPPPHDEGPPAKEAAVSSAAERMETLVHLVLSQDHTIRQQIKRIRDLDREIDRYEARIHFDRMKRHGVNYVQDTYLVGGELEPPGGEAEQAGPPAQDESAAAAAARNDGGGGGGDLEEYARQCEQLVLLQEQWRRQEELMEQLAGEIQEELNERWMKRRREELAAAQGSSTSLSSEADCNTTELIGGGELHVERERIKTQLSTSLYIGLRLSTDLDAVKSDLELTQRAWVDRERELQRLLGTLQSLDVDAAGSAGAGAGEALQLPQGGESPDPAALTAGAGVWGEQAARGLCKDCEDNDEDSDTGLSSMHSQDSDSVPVCESLV; encoded by the coding sequence ATGGAGCCGGAGGAAAAGCAGATCTCGGTTTGGATTTGCCAGGAGGAGAAGTTAATCTCGGGGCTTTCGAGGCGCACCACTTGCTCGGATGTAGTGCGGGTGCTTCTGGAGGACAGCAAGCAGAGGCGTggggggaggcggcagcagcagcagcagctggcgtCGCTGCAGGAGTGCGGCGGGGGGATGCTGTCGGGACCCCCGCACTCGTACTGCATGGTGGAGAAGTGGCGGGGCTTCGAGAGGATCCTGCCCAACAAGACCAAGATCCTGCGGCTCTGGTCGGCTTGGGGGGACGAGCAGGAGAACGTGCGCTTCGTGCTGGTGCGCAGCGAGGCGTCCCTGCCCAACACGGGGCCCAGGAGCGCCGAGGCCCGCGTGGTGCCCAGCAAGGACAGCCCGTGCCAGCATGGCTTGGGGGCCGCAGCCCGGCGGGCCAGTCTGGCACTGAGCCAGGAGCGGCAGCGCCGCGTAGTGCGCAAAGCCTTCCGCAAGCTGGCCAAGATCAACAAGCGCAAAGGGgggccgccgcccccgccgcaCGACGAGGGGCCGCCAGCCAAGGAGGCGGCGGTGTCCTCGGCGGCCGAGAGGATGGAGACCTTGGTGCACCTCGTCCTCTCGCAGGACCACACCATCCGGCAGCAGATCAAGCGCATCCGCGACCTGGACCGGGAGATCGACCGCTACGAGGCCAGGATCCACTTCGACCGCATGAAGCGCCACGGGGTCAACTACGTGCAGGACACTTACTTGGTCGGGGGCGAGCTGGAGCCCCCCGGGGGGGAGGCGGAGCAGGCGGGGCCGCCCGCCCAGGACGagtcagcggcggcggcggccgccaggaacgacggcggcggcggcggcggcgacttgGAGGAGTACGCCCGGCAGTGCGAGCAGCTAGTGCTGCTGCAGGAGCAGTGGCGCCGCCAGGAGGAGCTCATGGAGCAGTTGGCGGGCGAGATCCAGGAGGAGCTCAACGAGCGCTGGATGAAGCGGCGGCGGGAAGAGCTGGCGGCCGCCCAGGGCTCCAGCACCAGCCTCTCCTCCGAGGCGGACTGCAACACCACCGAGCTGATCGGCGGCGGCGAGCTGCACGTGGAGCGGGAGCGCATCAAGACGCAGCTCAGCACCAGCCTCTACATCGGGCTGCGCCTCAGCACCGACCTGGACGCCGTCAAGTCCGACCTGGAGTTGACGCAGCGCGCCTGGGTCGACAGGGAGCGGGAGCTGCAGCGCCTGCTCGGCACCCTCCAGTCGCTAGACGTCGACGCGGCGGGGAGCGCGGGCGCGGGCGCGGGCGAGGCGCTTCAGCTCCCGCAGGGCGGCGAGAGCCCCGATCCGGCGGCCCTCACCGCGGGGGCGGGGGTCTGGGGGGAGCAGGCCGCCCGGGGCTTGTGCAAAGACTGCGAGGACAACGACGAGGATTCCGACACGGGCCTCAGCTCCATGCACAGCCAGGACTCGGACTCGGTGCCCGTGTGCGAATCGTTGGTATAG